In Wenyingzhuangia fucanilytica, the following are encoded in one genomic region:
- the uxaC gene encoding glucuronate isomerase, with amino-acid sequence MKNFINDQFLLQNDKAVELYNAVKDLPIIDYHCHLPPDEIANNTSFQNISQAWLKGDHYKWRAMRTLGVDEKYITGNTSDEEKFKKWAHTVPYAVLNPLYHWTHLEMKRYFDIDELLTEKNHASIYEQTSEKLRLPEFSTQGLIKKMNVEHICTTDDPLYDMAYHDTIKAQGNSFKVTASFRPDGFMNIESEGFLDYMEKSEEIFKKDISSIYDLIDFIGGRIDFFNEKGCRISDHGLENVCAADFSLKSVDTIFKKRKENKILTAKEIEEYKSAILVILFEKYHEKGWVQQLHLGALRNNNSRKLSILGPDTGWDSIGDFPQAQSLSKFLNRLSKEDKLGKTIIYNLNPADNYVFAAMVGNFNEGTMKGKVQYGASWWFLDQKKGIEDHFDALSSLGLISCFIGMLTDSRSFLSYPRHEYFRRLLCNYFGGKIQTGELPNDIPWLTKILKDICYNNVKGYLNF; translated from the coding sequence ATGAAGAACTTTATCAACGATCAGTTTTTACTTCAGAATGATAAGGCAGTTGAGTTATACAATGCAGTAAAAGATTTACCTATAATAGATTACCACTGTCATTTACCTCCAGATGAAATAGCCAATAATACTTCTTTTCAAAATATTTCTCAAGCTTGGTTAAAAGGAGATCATTATAAATGGAGAGCTATGAGAACTTTAGGGGTTGATGAAAAGTATATTACAGGAAATACTTCGGACGAAGAAAAGTTTAAAAAATGGGCTCATACCGTTCCTTATGCAGTGTTAAATCCTCTTTATCATTGGACGCATTTGGAAATGAAACGCTATTTTGATATTGACGAATTGCTTACAGAAAAAAATCATGCAAGTATTTATGAGCAAACATCAGAAAAATTACGATTACCCGAGTTTAGCACACAAGGGTTGATAAAAAAAATGAATGTTGAACATATTTGTACTACGGATGATCCTCTGTATGATATGGCCTACCATGATACCATTAAAGCACAAGGAAATTCTTTTAAGGTAACCGCTTCTTTTAGACCAGATGGGTTTATGAATATAGAGAGTGAAGGTTTTCTTGATTATATGGAAAAATCAGAAGAAATATTTAAAAAGGATATTAGCTCTATTTATGATTTGATTGACTTTATAGGGGGAAGAATTGATTTTTTTAATGAAAAAGGATGTAGAATTTCAGATCATGGTTTAGAAAATGTTTGTGCAGCAGATTTTAGTTTAAAGTCTGTAGATACAATTTTTAAGAAAAGGAAAGAAAATAAGATTTTAACAGCCAAGGAAATTGAAGAATATAAATCTGCTATTCTAGTAATTTTATTCGAAAAATATCACGAAAAAGGTTGGGTACAGCAATTACACTTAGGAGCATTAAGAAATAATAATTCAAGAAAATTAAGTATTCTAGGACCTGATACTGGTTGGGATTCTATTGGTGATTTTCCTCAAGCCCAAAGTTTGTCAAAATTCTTAAATCGTTTAAGTAAAGAAGATAAATTAGGGAAAACGATTATTTATAATTTAAACCCTGCCGATAATTATGTTTTTGCAGCGATGGTTGGAAACTTTAATGAAGGAACCATGAAGGGGAAAGTTCAGTATGGGGCTTCTTGGTGGTTTTTAGATCAAAAGAAAGGGATTGAAGATCATTTTGATGCCTTATCTAGTTTAGGGTTAATTTCTTGTTTTATAGGAATGTTAACCGATTCTAGAAGTTTCTTATCTTATCCAAGGCATGAATATTTTAGAAGGTTGTTATGTAACTATTTTGGAGGGAAAATCCAAACGGGAGAGTTGCCAAATGACATCCCTTGGTTGACAAAAATCTTAAAAGATATTTGTTACAATAATGTAAAAGGGTATTTAAATTTTTAA
- a CDS encoding substrate-binding domain-containing protein: MEKPVGIKEIAKLSNTSIGTVDRVLNNRTGVSIKTKERVLEVIKKTGYVKNNVASRLKLSAGKKIKIAVILPKGNSKVSYWSLPKNGVKKALNELNNLGVEVDFISFRSDDIKEYKNLLSPVFNDEYNGVITVSLFDEISNQLVAYCTENKKELVFIDNKNNNVTNANFICQNSIKSGRVAGRLLYNCVGDSGDFIALTFLQKSEYQGNQKVRELAFKEFLEQKNPKINIHTIVHTIDQNLENNTVLNNLLNSKTTKGVFITNSRSYLFSNYIKSKGLKNIKIVGFDLNEKNVEELKNENIQYLINQKPELQGYQALMKIFQKITQDDSISLNIDIPIEIIVKENFEDSSDVL; the protein is encoded by the coding sequence ATGGAAAAACCTGTAGGAATAAAAGAAATAGCAAAGTTATCAAACACTTCTATTGGTACTGTAGATAGAGTGCTTAATAATAGAACTGGGGTTTCAATTAAAACAAAAGAAAGAGTTTTAGAGGTTATAAAAAAAACAGGTTATGTAAAGAATAATGTAGCAAGTAGGTTAAAACTATCTGCAGGAAAAAAAATAAAAATAGCAGTTATTTTACCAAAAGGAAATTCTAAAGTTAGCTATTGGTCACTTCCTAAAAATGGTGTTAAAAAAGCTTTAAACGAGTTAAATAATTTAGGGGTAGAAGTAGATTTTATTAGTTTTAGATCTGATGATATTAAGGAATACAAAAATTTATTATCTCCAGTATTTAATGATGAATACAATGGAGTAATTACAGTTAGTTTATTTGATGAAATATCTAATCAATTAGTTGCTTATTGTACGGAAAATAAAAAAGAACTTGTATTTATAGATAATAAAAACAACAATGTTACTAATGCCAATTTTATATGTCAAAATTCAATAAAATCAGGTAGAGTAGCAGGTAGGTTGTTGTATAACTGTGTAGGTGATAGTGGAGATTTTATAGCTTTAACTTTTCTTCAAAAATCAGAATATCAAGGTAATCAAAAAGTTAGGGAGTTGGCTTTTAAAGAGTTTTTAGAACAAAAGAACCCAAAAATCAACATACATACAATAGTTCATACTATAGATCAAAATTTAGAGAACAATACCGTCTTAAATAATTTGCTAAACTCTAAAACAACAAAAGGAGTTTTTATAACCAACTCAAGATCTTATCTTTTTTCAAATTATATAAAAAGCAAAGGATTAAAAAATATTAAAATAGTTGGTTTTGATTTAAATGAAAAAAATGTTGAAGAATTAAAGAATGAAAATATTCAGTACTTAATTAATCAAAAACCAGAGTTACAAGGGTACCAAGCATTGATGAAAATTTTTCAAAAAATCACCCAAGACGACTCTATTTCCTTGAATATTGATATTCCCATAGAGATAATAGTTAAAGAAAATTTTGAAGATTCAAGTGATGTTTTGTAA